A window of Pristis pectinata isolate sPriPec2 chromosome 33, sPriPec2.1.pri, whole genome shotgun sequence contains these coding sequences:
- the lrrc4ba gene encoding leucine-rich repeat-containing protein 4B, whose protein sequence is MGAMMMMMTKAHQTQRMRFNVGRTVSRLVLLTLWTLSLLGELVQPHVCPKGCSCSNQFSKVICTRYELREVPGDISTNTRYLNLQENAIQVIKADTFKQLRHLEILQLSKNLIRQVEVGAFNGLTSLNTLELFDNRLTTVPSGAFEYLSKLRELWLRNNPIESIPSYAFNRVPSLRRLDLGELKKLEYISDAAFEGLVNLRYLNLGMCNLAEIPNLTPLLRLEELELSGNRLEVIQPGSFQGLTSLRKLWLMHAQVQLIERNAFDDLQSLEELNLSHNNLTSLPHDLFTPLHRLERVHLNHNPWHCNCDVLWLSWWLKETVPSNTTCCARCHSPPALKARYLGELDQSHFTCYAPVIVEPPADLNVTEGMAAELKCRAATSMTSVNWMTPNGTLMTHGSYRVRISVLHDGTLNFTNVTVQDTGLYTCLVSNSAGNATASATLNVSAADGGLAGGGPGGGSGGVNSYSYFTTVTVETVEVVDEPRSTERQAGPTPSGGWEAAGSSSSSSSSSAAASTTSLAPQSTERAFTVPLATEPGDNVLAGLDDVMKTTKIIIGCFVAITFMAAVMLIVFYKLRKQHQLHKHHGQARTIEIINVEDELAGSTPADSCLALPAVDREHLNHYTAYKAHYNNNTAASAALNCTKNPLHNSVHEPLLFKSGSKENVQETQI, encoded by the coding sequence ATGGGAgcgatgatgatgatgatgacgaaGGCACATCAAACGCAGAGGATGAGATTCAACGTTGGCAGAACTGTTAGCCGCCTGGTGCTGTTGACCCTGTGGACCCTGTCCCTGCTCGGCGAGCTGGTGCAGCCTCACGTCTGCCCCAAGGGCTGCTCCTGCAGCAACCAGTTCAGCAAAGTGATCTGCACCCGCTACGAGCTGCGGGAGGTGCCGGGCGACATCTCCACCAACACCCGCTACCTGAACCTGCAGGAGAACGCCATCCAGGTGATCAAGGCGGACACCTTCAAGCAGCTGCGGCACCTGGAGATCCTGCAGCTCAGCAAGAACCTGATCCGCCAGGTGGAGGTGGGCGCCTTCAACGGCCTCACCAGCCTCAACACGCTGGAGCTCTTCGACAACcggctgaccacggtgcccagcGGCGCCTTCGAGTACCTGTCCAAGCTGCGGGAGCTCTGGCTGCGCAACAACCCCATCGAGAGCATCCCGTCCTACGCCTTCAACCGGGTGCCGTCCCTCCGGCGCCTGGACCTGGGCGAGCTGAAGAAGCTGGAGTACATCTCGGACGCGGCGTTCGAGGGCCTGGTCAACCTGAGGTACCTCAACCTGGGCATGTGCAACCTGGCCGAGATCCCCAACCTGACGCCGCTGCTGCGCCTGGAGGAGCTGGAGCTGTCGGGCAACCGGCTGGAGGTGATCCAGCCCGGCTCCTTCCAGGGCCTGACCAGCCTGCGCAAGCTGTGGCTGATGCACGCCCAGGTGCAGCTGATCGAGCGCAACGCCTTCGACGACCTGCAgtcgctggaggagctcaacctGTCCCACAACAACCTGACGTCGCTGCCGCACGACCTCTTCACGCCGCTGCACCGCCTGGAGCGGGTGCACCTCAACCACAACCCCTGGCACTGCAACTGCGACGTGCTGTGGCTCAGCTGGTGGCTGAAGGAGACGGTGCCCAGCAACACCACCTGCTGCGCCCGCTGCCACTCGCCGCCCGCCCTCAAGGCCCGCTACCTGGGCGAGCTGGACCAGAGCCACTTCACCTGCTACGCGCCCGTCATCGTCGAGCCGCCCGCCGACCTCAACGTGACCGAGGGCATGGCGGCCGAGCTCAAGTGCCGCGCCGCCACCTCCATGACCTCCGTCAACTGGATGACGCCCAACGGGACGCTGATGACCCACGGCTCGTACCGGGTGCGCATCTCGGTGCTGCACGACGGCACGCTCAACTTCACCAACGTGACGGTGCAGGACACCGGGCTctacacctgcctggtcagcaaCTCGGCGGGAAACGCCACGGCGTCCGCCACGCTCAACGTGTCGGCGGCCGACGGCGGGCTGGCGGGCGGCGGCCCGGGCGGCGGTTCGGGCGGCGTCAACAGCTACAGCTACTTCACCACCGTGACGGTGGAGACGGTGGAGGTGGTGGACGAGCCCCGCTCCACCGAGCGCCAGGCCGGGCCCACCCCCTCAGGGGGCTGGGAGGCCGCGGGCTCGTCGTCGTCGTCGTCGTCGTCCTCGGCCGCCGCCTCCACCACGTCGCTGGCGCCTCAGTCGACGGAGCGGGCGTTCACCGTGCCGCTGGCCACCGAGCCCGGCGACAACGTGCTGGCCGGGCTGGACGACGTGATGAAGACCACCAAGATCATCATCGGCTGCTTCGTGGCCATCACCTTCATGGCGGCCGTCATGCTCATCGTCTTCTACAAGCTGCGCAAGCAGCACCAGCTGCACAAGCACCACGGCCAGGCCCGCACCATCGAGATCATCAACGTGGAGGACGAGCTGGCCGGCTCCACGCCCGCCGACAGCTGCCTGGCCCTCCCCGCCGTCGACCGCGAGCACCTCAACCACTACACGGCCTACAAGGCGCACTACAACAACAACACGGCCGCCTCGGCCGCCCTGAACTGCACCAAAAACCCGCTCCACAACTCCGTGCACGAACCGCTCCTCTTCAAGTCCGGCTCCAAAGAGAACGTGCAAGAGACGCAGATCTAA